The following are encoded in a window of Sutcliffiella horikoshii genomic DNA:
- a CDS encoding Gfo/Idh/MocA family protein: MKKVKVGVIGTGTISGIYLEAPTRFSILDIVAVADLNLERAKEKAVEYNVKKVYTVEEMLADPEIEMVINLTIPKAHYEVTLAALEAGKHVFVEKPLTIDVEEGKKLLELAEQKGLRVGCAPDTFLGGALQTCRKLIDEGVIGKPVAATGFMLGAGPEGWHPAPDFYYQKGGGPMFDMGPYYLTAFIHLLGPIKRVTGSTQSAFEKRTVTREEDYGRQIPVETPTHVTGLLDFENGAVGTLITSFDVMGGTQLPCMEIYGTKGTLSVPDPNNFGGAIRVREMGAHDFKEVPLEYGYSDNSRGIGAADMAHAIRAGRNHRANGQMALQVLEVMHAIHESSVEGKHILIQNACSRPEILPFGLSQDNQELFEK; encoded by the coding sequence TTGAAAAAAGTGAAAGTGGGAGTCATCGGGACAGGTACGATCAGCGGTATTTATTTAGAAGCGCCAACCAGATTTTCCATCTTGGACATTGTTGCAGTGGCTGATTTGAATTTGGAGCGTGCGAAAGAAAAGGCAGTAGAATATAACGTTAAGAAAGTCTACACGGTCGAAGAAATGCTAGCAGATCCAGAAATTGAAATGGTCATTAATCTGACCATTCCAAAAGCACATTATGAAGTGACACTTGCTGCACTTGAAGCGGGCAAGCACGTATTTGTGGAAAAACCATTGACGATCGATGTAGAGGAAGGGAAAAAACTTTTAGAACTGGCGGAGCAAAAAGGGCTTCGTGTTGGTTGTGCCCCAGATACCTTCCTTGGTGGTGCACTGCAAACTTGCCGCAAACTAATCGATGAAGGAGTTATCGGCAAGCCTGTAGCAGCAACAGGTTTCATGCTTGGGGCAGGTCCTGAAGGCTGGCACCCGGCTCCTGATTTTTACTATCAAAAAGGTGGAGGACCAATGTTTGACATGGGGCCATACTATCTAACAGCTTTCATTCACCTTTTGGGACCAATCAAACGAGTGACAGGCTCGACCCAGTCGGCTTTTGAAAAGCGAACCGTGACAAGGGAAGAAGATTACGGACGCCAAATTCCAGTAGAAACACCAACACATGTCACAGGCTTGCTTGATTTTGAAAATGGAGCGGTCGGAACACTGATTACAAGTTTTGATGTGATGGGGGGTACACAGCTTCCCTGCATGGAAATCTACGGCACAAAAGGTACATTGAGTGTACCGGATCCGAATAATTTTGGCGGTGCGATCCGTGTCCGGGAGATGGGGGCGCACGACTTTAAAGAAGTTCCACTCGAATATGGATATTCCGATAACAGCAGAGGAATTGGAGCGGCAGATATGGCCCATGCAATCAGAGCCGGAAGAAATCACAGGGCAAATGGACAGATGGCCTTGCAGGTATTAGAGGTCATGCATGCGATTCACGAGTCTTCAGTGGAAGGAAAGCATATTCTCATTCAAAATGCTTGTTCTCGCCCCGAAATCCTTCCTTTTGGATTGAGTCAGGACAATCAGGAACTGTTTGAAAAATAA
- a CDS encoding GH36-type glycosyl hydrolase domain-containing protein → MQTTTANQKINIEAGDVRFTFLNSGDIFEATHKEIMINQWMSNPIDGALNNLYLRVHGENSIQAYPLLGVKSTSNTSYSQNEIKWEGTVADIDYSVSFRLSEKGIWFWDVNVNGAGETVDVVYGQDVGIGSKGLVRTNESYLSQYIDHTVFEDEQNGYVVCSRQNQPQPGGFPYLQQGSLTKAAGYSTDGFQFFGLSYKETNEPEILTKETLANEIYQYEFAFTGLQSEKVILDGQKSFVFYGLFKENHQEAVTELEFTDEVAQAWEEVKNLASDSSEELEKVTANANLSGVLSGSSFTKAELDKYFPVRKQEEWDGDNLLSFFTDTYEHIVLKEKELIVERPHGHIIMSGNNDKMTENIITSTSYMYGIFNSQLVVGNTSFHKMMTNARNALNVMKTSGQRIYVEVEGQYKLLTMPTLFEIGFNYARWFYKTADDVIVVTNYTVVDSPEVQLEVTSENGKNYRYLVTNQISMNNNELVVSYDMKQDGKVLTFKAVDGSDSKHVYPDLAYKLTVEGTDFTVSDETKLAEVVVPGAVSLVVLETEATASWTMTVQGLLHGEEREFAKPAFATEVERYRAFFDKVMNGFKLSLGSESKEELEKMNATAWWYTHNMLVHYSVPHGLEQYGGAAWGTRDVCQGPTEYFMATQNYESVKEIIKKVYTHQYEDTGNWPQWFMFDQYNRIQSEESHGDIIVWPLKVLSDYLTITKDFSILEEKVPYTVRGAFTFTEEKATVLEHAKKEIQYIKDHFLHDTFLSSYGDGDWDDTLQPANAQLKQYMVSSWTVSLTYQVLNTLSKALEEVLTDEAEDLKALAKGIEIDFNKYMLASDVIPGFVYMEDQDKPELMVHPEDTKTGIHYRLLPMTRSMISELLTPEQAKAHFDLIKKELYCPDGVRLMNRPANYAGGVSTHFKRAEQAANFGREIGLQYVHAHIRYVEAMAKLGKTDEVWRGLNTINPINIQQAVPNAERRQSNAYFSSSDGQFNDRYEAQEQFGKLRDGSVKVKGGWRIYSSGPGIYMNQLISNCLGIRFQAGDLVVDPVLPADMNGLHFTYKVNGHDVQFVYHLGQQQKEVRVNGKLVAGAEVSNRYRSGGFVISKAALEQHLVDGKNKIEVFI, encoded by the coding sequence ATGCAAACAACAACAGCCAATCAAAAAATTAACATAGAAGCCGGAGATGTTCGCTTTACGTTCCTTAACAGCGGGGACATCTTCGAAGCAACACACAAAGAAATCATGATCAACCAATGGATGTCCAACCCAATCGACGGTGCACTGAACAATCTATACCTTCGCGTTCACGGCGAAAACAGCATTCAAGCCTACCCGCTACTAGGCGTAAAATCAACCAGCAACACGAGCTACTCCCAAAACGAAATCAAATGGGAAGGAACTGTTGCTGACATCGACTATTCTGTTAGCTTCCGTCTATCTGAAAAAGGTATCTGGTTCTGGGATGTAAACGTAAATGGCGCAGGCGAAACAGTGGATGTTGTCTACGGTCAAGACGTTGGAATTGGAAGCAAAGGACTTGTCCGTACAAACGAATCTTACTTGTCTCAATACATCGATCACACCGTATTTGAAGACGAGCAAAATGGCTATGTTGTCTGCTCCCGTCAGAACCAGCCGCAGCCTGGAGGTTTTCCATACCTGCAGCAAGGTTCCCTGACAAAAGCAGCAGGCTATTCAACAGACGGCTTCCAATTCTTCGGTCTTTCTTATAAAGAAACAAACGAGCCAGAAATCTTAACAAAAGAAACGCTTGCCAATGAAATCTATCAGTATGAATTTGCTTTTACAGGATTGCAATCTGAAAAGGTTATACTTGATGGACAAAAAAGCTTCGTATTTTATGGCCTGTTCAAAGAAAACCATCAGGAAGCTGTAACAGAGCTTGAGTTTACAGACGAGGTAGCACAAGCTTGGGAAGAAGTGAAGAACCTTGCATCCGACTCTTCTGAGGAGCTGGAAAAAGTTACGGCCAACGCCAACCTATCCGGGGTGCTTTCCGGGTCTTCTTTTACAAAAGCGGAACTAGATAAGTACTTCCCGGTTCGCAAGCAAGAAGAATGGGATGGAGACAACCTGCTTTCCTTCTTCACCGATACGTATGAGCATATCGTTTTAAAAGAAAAAGAGCTTATCGTGGAGCGACCGCACGGCCATATCATCATGTCAGGCAATAATGACAAAATGACGGAAAACATCATCACTTCCACATCTTATATGTACGGTATTTTCAACTCACAGCTTGTGGTAGGAAACACGTCCTTCCATAAAATGATGACAAACGCTCGTAATGCGTTGAATGTCATGAAAACTTCCGGTCAGCGCATTTACGTGGAAGTGGAAGGACAGTACAAGCTACTAACGATGCCTACTTTATTCGAAATCGGCTTTAACTATGCCCGCTGGTTCTATAAAACCGCAGACGACGTGATCGTGGTAACAAACTATACAGTAGTAGATTCCCCTGAAGTTCAACTAGAGGTAACGTCTGAAAACGGCAAAAACTACCGCTACCTTGTTACAAATCAAATCTCCATGAACAACAATGAGCTGGTTGTTTCTTATGACATGAAACAGGATGGCAAGGTGTTGACGTTCAAAGCGGTGGACGGGTCTGACAGCAAGCATGTTTACCCTGATTTGGCATACAAACTGACTGTGGAAGGCACTGACTTTACGGTAAGCGACGAAACGAAGCTTGCAGAAGTAGTCGTTCCAGGAGCTGTTTCCTTAGTTGTATTGGAAACAGAAGCAACAGCGAGCTGGACAATGACGGTTCAAGGGTTATTGCACGGTGAAGAGCGAGAATTTGCGAAACCGGCCTTTGCGACAGAAGTAGAGCGGTACCGTGCATTTTTTGATAAAGTGATGAACGGATTCAAGTTGTCATTGGGCAGCGAAAGCAAGGAAGAGTTAGAAAAGATGAATGCCACTGCATGGTGGTACACACACAACATGCTTGTTCACTACTCTGTGCCACATGGTTTGGAACAGTACGGTGGAGCGGCATGGGGAACGCGTGATGTTTGCCAGGGGCCAACGGAATACTTCATGGCCACGCAAAACTATGAAAGTGTGAAGGAAATCATCAAAAAAGTTTACACTCATCAATATGAGGACACGGGGAACTGGCCGCAATGGTTCATGTTCGATCAATACAACCGTATCCAAAGTGAAGAGAGTCACGGAGATATCATCGTTTGGCCACTTAAAGTGTTAAGTGATTACCTGACGATCACAAAAGACTTCTCTATTTTAGAAGAAAAGGTTCCTTATACGGTACGTGGTGCTTTCACATTCACAGAAGAAAAAGCTACGGTGTTGGAACATGCGAAAAAAGAAATTCAATACATTAAGGACCACTTCTTACATGATACCTTCCTATCCTCCTATGGTGATGGAGACTGGGATGACACGCTGCAGCCGGCAAATGCACAGTTGAAGCAATATATGGTATCAAGCTGGACTGTTTCCTTAACATATCAAGTGTTAAATACTCTTTCCAAAGCACTTGAGGAAGTGTTGACAGATGAAGCCGAAGATTTGAAGGCTTTGGCAAAAGGAATTGAGATCGACTTTAATAAATACATGCTTGCATCTGACGTGATTCCAGGTTTCGTTTACATGGAAGATCAGGACAAACCAGAATTGATGGTACACCCTGAAGATACGAAAACAGGTATTCATTATCGTTTGCTGCCGATGACTCGCAGCATGATCAGTGAATTATTAACACCAGAACAGGCGAAAGCACATTTTGACCTGATTAAAAAAGAATTGTACTGCCCGGACGGCGTGCGCCTAATGAACCGCCCTGCAAACTATGCAGGTGGTGTCAGCACACATTTCAAACGTGCAGAACAAGCCGCAAACTTCGGTCGTGAAATCGGGCTTCAATATGTACACGCACATATCCGGTATGTGGAAGCAATGGCCAAGCTTGGGAAGACGGATGAAGTGTGGAGAGGTTTGAATACCATCAACCCAATCAATATCCAACAGGCAGTGCCAAACGCGGAACGCCGTCAAAGCAACGCCTACTTCAGCTCTTCTGACGGACAGTTCAATGACCGTTACGAAGCACAAGAACAATTTGGCAAACTGCGCGATGGCTCTGTAAAAGTAAAAGGCGGCTGGAGAATCTACTCTAGTGGACCGGGAATCTACATGAACCAATTGATTTCCAACTGCCTCGGCATCCGTTTTCAAGCTGGAGATCTTGTAGTGGATCCAGTTTTGCCGGCAGATATGAACGGCCTTCATTTTACGTATAAAGTGAATGGGCATGATGTTCAATTCGTTTATCACTTAGGTCAACAGCAGAAGGAAGTTCGTGTGAATGGCAAGTTAGTGGCTGGAGCAGAAGTTTCCAACCGCTATCGCAGCGGTGGATTTGTCATCAGCAAGGCCGCATTGGAACAACATTTGGTTGACGGTAAAAATAAAATCGAGGTATTTATCTAA
- the bglX gene encoding beta-glucosidase BglX: MAKNMESLLEQMTLEEKIAQLMQLATFFYKGAAGDGEITGPLEDMGIANDVVQNSGSVLGASGAWEVANIQREHLAENRLGIPLLMMADIVHGFKTIFPVPLAIGCSWNTELAEKSAEIAAKEASVSGVHVTFAPMVDLVRDPRWGRVMESTGEDPYLNSVFAKAFVRGFQGEDLTNDTHRVAACVKHFAAYGAPEGGRDYNTVNMSERQLRESYLPAYKAALDEGCEMVMTAFNTVDGIPASGNKKLMRDLLREEWGFDGVMISDWGAVKELIPHGVAEDEREAALKGLEAGVDIEMMTACYAKNLEDLVASGELSEALIDESVLRILNLKNKLGLFENPYRGTSEELEKEVIMSEEHRHVAKELAIKSSVLLKNDQVLPLNKKQKIALIGPFAQNGDVLGPWSWQGSKEAAVQVYDGLLAKISEANLLVAQGSGIETITEEQLTQAVETAKKADVIVLALGEASEMSGEGGCRADIRLPEAQLKLVAKIRELGKPVVTVLFNGRPLDLHGVIAESDALLEAWYPGTEAGSAIADLLFGDANPSGRLTMSFPYSVGQIPVYYNCFNTGRPQGENKQERYVTHYLDIPNEPLLPFGYGLSYTTFAYSDMSLSADSLTENSSLDVTVNVTNTGERAGEETVQFYIRDLSGEIVRPLKELKGYEKVWLEPGETKQITFTITEEQLRYYHSDLSFQSDKGKFHAMIGPNSNELTIKEFVLNK, from the coding sequence ATGGCTAAAAACATGGAAAGTCTTCTAGAACAAATGACATTAGAGGAGAAAATAGCCCAGCTCATGCAATTGGCAACATTCTTCTATAAAGGTGCAGCAGGGGATGGAGAAATTACCGGTCCTTTGGAAGACATGGGAATTGCAAATGACGTGGTGCAAAACAGCGGCTCCGTCCTTGGTGCATCAGGGGCCTGGGAAGTTGCCAATATTCAACGAGAGCACCTTGCAGAAAACAGGTTGGGAATTCCTCTACTGATGATGGCAGATATAGTCCACGGATTTAAAACCATCTTTCCTGTACCTCTTGCGATTGGTTGCTCCTGGAATACAGAACTTGCCGAAAAGAGTGCAGAAATTGCCGCAAAAGAAGCATCTGTTTCTGGTGTTCATGTCACGTTTGCACCGATGGTAGATTTAGTAAGAGATCCAAGATGGGGACGCGTGATGGAATCAACAGGAGAGGATCCTTATTTGAACAGTGTCTTTGCCAAGGCCTTTGTTCGAGGCTTCCAAGGAGAGGACTTGACCAATGACACTCACCGTGTTGCAGCGTGCGTAAAACACTTCGCAGCATATGGCGCACCAGAAGGAGGGCGTGATTATAATACGGTCAACATGTCAGAAAGACAGCTTCGCGAGTCCTATCTGCCAGCGTATAAAGCGGCACTTGATGAAGGCTGCGAAATGGTCATGACGGCTTTTAACACGGTAGACGGCATTCCTGCATCCGGAAATAAAAAGCTGATGAGAGATCTTTTGCGCGAGGAATGGGGCTTTGACGGCGTCATGATCTCTGACTGGGGTGCAGTAAAAGAACTGATTCCACATGGTGTTGCAGAAGACGAACGAGAAGCGGCGCTAAAAGGATTGGAAGCCGGCGTCGACATCGAAATGATGACTGCCTGTTATGCGAAGAATCTTGAAGATCTTGTGGCGAGCGGCGAGCTTTCGGAAGCACTGATTGATGAATCGGTCTTACGTATTTTAAACCTTAAAAACAAACTTGGTCTTTTCGAAAATCCATACCGCGGTACGAGCGAGGAACTAGAAAAAGAGGTCATCATGTCAGAGGAGCACCGCCACGTGGCAAAGGAACTTGCCATTAAATCTAGTGTTCTTTTAAAAAATGACCAGGTTCTACCGTTAAATAAAAAGCAGAAAATCGCACTGATCGGACCGTTTGCCCAAAATGGTGACGTGCTTGGACCTTGGTCCTGGCAAGGTTCAAAGGAAGCCGCAGTACAGGTATATGACGGGCTGCTTGCAAAAATATCTGAGGCTAATCTTTTGGTGGCGCAAGGATCTGGCATCGAAACGATTACAGAAGAGCAACTCACACAAGCTGTGGAGACAGCAAAGAAAGCCGATGTCATCGTCCTAGCGCTTGGGGAAGCATCGGAAATGAGCGGAGAAGGTGGCTGCCGAGCTGATATCCGCCTGCCGGAAGCACAATTAAAGCTTGTAGCGAAAATAAGGGAGCTTGGAAAACCTGTCGTGACGGTTCTCTTCAATGGTCGTCCATTAGATCTTCATGGGGTGATCGCGGAATCCGATGCCTTGCTTGAAGCATGGTACCCGGGTACTGAAGCGGGATCAGCCATCGCAGACCTGTTGTTTGGAGATGCGAATCCGTCTGGAAGACTTACGATGAGTTTCCCGTACTCTGTAGGCCAGATTCCTGTTTACTACAACTGCTTCAACACAGGACGCCCGCAAGGCGAGAACAAGCAGGAACGCTATGTCACACATTATCTTGATATACCAAATGAGCCTTTACTTCCATTTGGGTACGGGTTAAGTTATACAACCTTTGCTTACAGCGATATGAGTTTATCTGCAGACAGTTTAACAGAAAACTCCAGCCTCGACGTGACAGTCAACGTAACGAACACTGGTGAGCGTGCCGGAGAAGAAACGGTGCAGTTCTATATCCGTGACCTGTCTGGTGAAATCGTCCGCCCGCTTAAAGAGCTAAAAGGCTATGAAAAAGTATGGCTAGAGCCTGGTGAAACAAAACAAATAACCTTCACCATCACAGAAGAACAGCTCCGATACTACCATTCGGACCTGAGTTTCCAAAGCGACAAAGGCAAATTCCACGCCATGATCGGCCCGAACAGCAACGAACTGACAATAAAAGAGTTCGTTTTAAATAAGTAG
- a CDS encoding carbohydrate ABC transporter permease, producing MASESLTNRKPKGTGIVTRLKKLAFGMKGNDGLLYKLFIYGLLIGIGFVYLFPLLYMISYSLKSLDDILNPLVNWIPTQLYLENYQAAYAVLKFLPTLLESLYVTAIPAIVQTAVCAVVGYGFARFAFPFKRTMFVLVLATFIIPPQVTVIPRYVFFNEIGILGSIQAFLFPALLGQGINSAIFILIFYQFFKMMPKALEEAAQLDGAGYLRIFLTLALPMAAPAIIISFLFSFVWYWNETYLAAIYFGNSLTTLPLELQKFVATYQQMYPQSGGEASEINEGINMAGTVMTILPMLVVYAITQRWFVEGVDRSGIAGE from the coding sequence ATGGCAAGCGAATCGCTGACTAACCGCAAACCAAAAGGGACAGGCATCGTGACCAGGTTGAAAAAGCTCGCTTTTGGAATGAAAGGGAACGACGGCCTTCTCTATAAGCTATTCATTTACGGCTTGTTGATTGGAATTGGCTTTGTATACTTATTCCCGTTGCTTTATATGATTTCTTATAGTTTGAAAAGTTTGGATGATATCTTAAATCCACTAGTAAACTGGATCCCGACGCAACTTTATCTGGAAAACTATCAAGCTGCTTATGCGGTATTGAAGTTCCTGCCTACTTTATTGGAATCTTTATATGTGACAGCTATTCCTGCCATCGTTCAAACGGCAGTGTGTGCGGTCGTCGGTTATGGGTTTGCACGCTTTGCCTTTCCATTCAAACGAACCATGTTTGTGTTGGTATTGGCGACGTTCATCATTCCTCCTCAAGTGACGGTCATCCCTCGTTATGTATTTTTCAACGAGATTGGTATTCTGGGAAGCATTCAGGCTTTCTTGTTTCCGGCCTTACTTGGACAAGGAATCAACAGCGCCATCTTCATTCTGATTTTCTATCAGTTCTTTAAAATGATGCCAAAGGCGCTTGAGGAAGCTGCTCAGCTTGATGGCGCAGGATATTTACGGATATTCTTGACACTTGCGCTTCCGATGGCTGCACCTGCGATCATCATTTCGTTCTTGTTCTCCTTCGTTTGGTACTGGAACGAAACATATTTGGCAGCGATCTATTTTGGTAACTCATTAACAACCTTACCGCTCGAGCTCCAAAAGTTCGTAGCAACCTATCAACAAATGTACCCGCAAAGTGGCGGGGAAGCATCTGAAATAAATGAAGGCATCAATATGGCAGGAACCGTCATGACAATCTTGCCGATGCTTGTTGTCTATGCCATCACACAACGCTGGTTTGTCGAAGGTGTGGACCGCTCTGGTATAGCGGGTGAATAA
- a CDS encoding carbohydrate ABC transporter permease codes for MKQLSMRSKNSLTGLLFISPWILGFLLFTAYPLFYSLYLSFQKVRITTEGIQTTFVKFDNFKDAFTVDALFTQKLLTFVQELVLSVPIIIVFSLIIAILLNQPIRFRNFFRMIFFLPVIIASGPVINELISQGVTSIPSIKDYAVFETMLSADSLFSSVLLYLMDNLIIILWFSGVQFLIFLAALQKIDTQVYEAAKIDGASNWECFWKVTLPSIFPMIVVNTVYTIVTFSIFSLNPVIEHIQTNMFQINTGFGYASALSWIYFLLIAVALGISVALLTVRGRKNYA; via the coding sequence ATGAAGCAGCTATCCATGCGCTCGAAGAATTCGCTGACAGGATTATTGTTCATCTCACCTTGGATTCTTGGGTTTCTCTTATTCACAGCTTATCCCCTCTTTTATTCGTTGTACTTAAGTTTTCAAAAAGTACGGATCACCACAGAAGGCATCCAAACGACTTTTGTGAAGTTTGATAATTTTAAAGATGCTTTTACAGTGGATGCATTGTTCACACAAAAGCTGTTGACGTTTGTGCAGGAGCTTGTGTTGTCCGTTCCAATCATCATTGTGTTTTCTTTAATCATCGCGATTCTCTTGAATCAGCCGATCCGCTTTCGTAATTTTTTCCGGATGATTTTCTTCTTACCGGTTATCATTGCGAGCGGCCCGGTTATCAATGAATTAATTTCACAAGGAGTGACATCCATTCCTTCCATCAAGGACTATGCGGTGTTTGAAACAATGCTCTCAGCGGATTCCTTATTCAGCAGTGTACTCCTGTATTTAATGGATAACCTGATCATCATTTTATGGTTTTCCGGGGTGCAGTTCTTAATTTTCCTGGCAGCCTTGCAAAAGATAGATACACAAGTCTATGAAGCTGCCAAAATTGACGGGGCGTCCAACTGGGAATGCTTTTGGAAGGTGACACTGCCAAGCATTTTCCCGATGATCGTCGTTAACACGGTTTATACGATAGTGACATTCTCGATATTCTCCTTAAATCCAGTCATTGAGCATATCCAAACGAATATGTTTCAAATCAATACAGGCTTTGGTTATGCCTCAGCCCTATCATGGATTTACTTCTTATTGATTGCGGTCGCACTGGGTATTTCCGTCGCACTGTTAACTGTTAGAGGAAGAAAAAATTATGCTTAA
- a CDS encoding DUF5696 domain-containing protein → MFKKILLVMLIAILPVSVFAESLTSKEELEEIEVETELGEETLRFDSNQFTQPEGENKPLPEGSLDGFTKVTENDKLALYIQEESLAIKIQNKETGYIWHSGVDNAENYRLNNTWTDMVQSAITIDYLDRRGNIKTESILTEETKPNIQLNDNGFTAEIDFRGSSIEVVLNVTLEEENIVIDVPDEGVQDGTYNKIVAMKVYPFLGAAHMDDITGYLFIPDGSGALMRFEKSAFRSDTPFIGSIYGEDEGFTKPQSTENDTYPEQMISVPVYGAVHGVKQNAFITSVEEGQSYGRILAYPSGASTDFFWVTSDYQYRFNYFQPTSKSMGGFNVYQEERNSFTIKQKVMFLSDEEADYVGMANRYQQHLEEKGTLSGNNEDKVDLRLELLGGETKKGLIWNSVEQMTEIQDIPRFVEELEQNDVDNLHVVLRGWTKGGLTGTLPQKFPLEKKVGSKGDLEETIQTLEEKDIPFYLHTDFTTAFDGASGFSGSKDVSKKINGQPMTKSQFGYSSYYLSPAKSLEIAKKDAADFKDHGVENIAVETTASKLFSDFNKGMSSSRAEMMESNQELFAHYQEQNIDLSLYRPNDYAWGYMDKYLDMPMYSSNYMFVTDTVPFLQIVLKGYTPYYATFSNFSHNPTEEVLRMIEFGAYPSFYLTRESAQLLMKTPSRGLYTSEFVSWKEELISQYSQVKESLGKVENSSIVDRIVHQQGVSEVVYENGVSIIVNYTDSDVSIDGTTVEATSFSIKEGGN, encoded by the coding sequence GTGTTTAAAAAAATTCTGCTTGTCATGCTTATCGCCATTCTTCCGGTATCTGTATTTGCTGAATCATTGACATCAAAGGAAGAGTTGGAAGAAATCGAGGTGGAAACAGAGCTCGGAGAAGAGACACTTCGCTTTGATTCCAATCAGTTCACCCAGCCAGAGGGAGAGAATAAACCTCTACCTGAAGGAAGCCTTGATGGTTTTACAAAGGTAACCGAGAACGACAAGCTTGCGCTGTATATACAAGAAGAGTCACTGGCTATAAAAATTCAGAACAAAGAAACGGGTTATATTTGGCACTCAGGGGTGGATAACGCGGAAAATTACCGGTTGAACAACACATGGACAGATATGGTTCAATCCGCCATCACGATTGATTACCTGGATCGCCGCGGAAACATTAAAACAGAAAGCATTCTGACAGAAGAGACAAAGCCGAACATTCAACTAAACGACAACGGCTTTACAGCAGAGATTGATTTCCGTGGTTCCAGCATTGAAGTCGTACTGAATGTGACGCTGGAAGAGGAAAACATTGTAATTGATGTGCCGGATGAAGGTGTACAAGATGGGACTTACAATAAAATTGTAGCGATGAAAGTCTATCCATTCTTAGGTGCTGCCCACATGGATGATATCACCGGGTACTTGTTTATTCCGGACGGAAGCGGTGCGCTAATGCGATTTGAAAAGAGTGCGTTCCGTTCAGATACACCATTCATCGGTTCCATCTATGGAGAAGATGAAGGATTTACAAAACCGCAAAGCACAGAAAATGACACATACCCGGAACAGATGATTTCCGTTCCTGTGTACGGTGCCGTACATGGTGTCAAACAAAATGCCTTCATCACATCCGTTGAGGAAGGCCAAAGCTACGGAAGAATTCTTGCATATCCGTCTGGTGCCTCTACTGATTTCTTTTGGGTAACATCAGACTATCAATATCGCTTTAATTATTTTCAACCGACAAGCAAGAGCATGGGAGGCTTTAACGTCTACCAAGAAGAAAGAAACAGCTTCACAATCAAACAGAAAGTCATGTTTTTATCTGACGAAGAAGCAGATTATGTTGGAATGGCCAACAGATATCAGCAGCATTTAGAAGAAAAAGGCACGCTTTCTGGCAATAACGAAGACAAGGTAGATCTTCGCCTGGAACTTTTAGGCGGGGAAACGAAAAAAGGCCTGATCTGGAATTCCGTGGAGCAAATGACAGAGATCCAAGACATTCCTCGTTTTGTTGAAGAGTTGGAGCAAAACGATGTCGATAATCTGCATGTGGTGTTAAGAGGCTGGACAAAAGGCGGTTTGACGGGAACGCTGCCACAAAAGTTTCCGTTAGAGAAGAAGGTTGGCAGTAAAGGGGACCTAGAGGAAACCATCCAAACTTTAGAGGAAAAAGACATTCCTTTTTATCTGCACACAGACTTCACGACTGCTTTTGACGGCGCATCCGGCTTTTCCGGAAGCAAGGATGTGTCCAAGAAGATTAACGGCCAGCCGATGACGAAAAGTCAATTTGGTTATAGCAGTTATTATCTCAGTCCTGCGAAATCGCTTGAAATTGCCAAAAAAGATGCAGCGGATTTCAAGGATCATGGGGTAGAAAACATAGCAGTGGAAACGACTGCAAGTAAACTATTCTCTGACTTTAATAAGGGTATGTCCTCTTCAAGAGCAGAGATGATGGAATCGAATCAAGAACTTTTTGCACATTATCAGGAACAAAATATAGATTTATCTCTCTATCGTCCGAATGACTATGCTTGGGGCTATATGGATAAGTACTTGGATATGCCAATGTATTCCTCCAACTATATGTTTGTAACAGACACCGTTCCGTTCTTACAAATTGTTTTGAAGGGATACACGCCGTATTATGCGACATTCTCCAACTTCTCTCATAATCCAACGGAAGAAGTGCTGAGAATGATCGAGTTTGGTGCATATCCATCCTTTTATCTGACGAGGGAGTCTGCACAGCTGTTAATGAAGACTCCATCAAGAGGTTTGTATACATCAGAGTTTGTTAGTTGGAAAGAAGAACTGATCAGTCAATACAGTCAAGTGAAAGAAAGTCTTGGAAAAGTAGAAAACAGCTCAATTGTCGATCGGATTGTCCATCAACAAGGGGTGTCTGAAGTTGTTTATGAAAATGGGGTATCCATTATCGTCAACTACACGGATTCAGACGTGTCCATTGACGGAACAACGGTCGAGGCTACGTCATTTAGCATAAAAGAAGGGGGGAATTAA